The following coding sequences lie in one Streptococcus suis genomic window:
- a CDS encoding stage II sporulation protein R, protein MVSDWQGGDISKLFPALSGKEDLSMGEDKKADKKRKRIVPKAPVQMIISREYVGTQTVTEAFVPIISEDIRKKIAEGDTFDNEGLSA, encoded by the coding sequence ATGGTATCTGATTGGCAGGGCGGGGACATTTCCAAACTCTTCCCTGCCCTGTCTGGAAAGGAAGATTTAAGTATGGGCGAGGATAAGAAAGCAGATAAAAAGAGAAAGCGTATCGTGCCAAAAGCACCAGTGCAGATGATAATCAGCCGTGAATATGTCGGCACACAGACCGTTACAGAAGCGTTTGTCCCGATTATCTCCGAGGATATTCGGAAGAAGATTGCCGAGGGCGACACCTTCGACAATGAGGGGCTGTCCGCTTAG
- a CDS encoding zeta toxin, producing the protein MANIVNFTDKQFENRLNDNLEELVQGKKAVESPTAFLLGGQPGSGKTSLRSAILEETQGNVIVIDNDTFKQQHPNFDELAKLYEKDVVKHVTPYSNRMTEAIISRLSDQGYNLVIEGTGRTTDVPIQTATMLQAKGYETKMYVMAVPKIESYLGTIERYESLPTPIPT; encoded by the coding sequence ATGGCAAATATAGTCAATTTTACTGACAAACAATTTGAAAATCGCTTAAATGATAATTTAGAAGAATTGGTTCAAGGAAAAAAAGCGGTTGAATCGCCAACCGCTTTTTTACTTGGTGGGCAACCAGGGTCAGGGAAAACGAGTTTGCGATCAGCAATTCTTGAAGAAACACAAGGGAATGTTATTGTCATTGATAATGATACCTTTAAACAACAGCACCCTAATTTTGATGAACTAGCGAAACTTTATGAGAAAGACGTAGTAAAACACGTTACCCCTTATTCTAATCGCATGACAGAAGCGATCATAAGCCGTTTAAGCGATCAAGGCTATAACTTGGTGATTGAAGGTACAGGACGAACAACAGACGTTCCCATTCAAACCGCAACAATGCTTCAAGCCAAAGGTTATGAAACAAAAATGTATGTCATGGCAGTACCGAAAATTGAATCATACTTAGGAACAATTGAACGATATGAAAGTTTGCCTACACCTATTCCAACGTAA
- a CDS encoding sigma-70 family RNA polymerase sigma factor, with the protein MTYRVKAYTLREESTESSTRYFISFKDGQGKSHELEVSEQFFMEFRQMERRNRNLLQWDERHREFSEVWDETLNRRALKLPKSIEEQMIEAERAELLCKAVDRLPEIQRRRFLLYYEYEFNFYQIAAMEHCTASAIQKSVAIAKEKVKAEMKKYLQP; encoded by the coding sequence ATGACATACAGAGTTAAGGCATACACGCTTCGGGAGGAATCTACGGAAAGCAGCACAAGGTATTTTATCAGCTTTAAGGACGGGCAGGGCAAATCCCACGAGTTGGAAGTGTCGGAACAGTTCTTTATGGAGTTTCGGCAAATGGAACGCAGGAACAGGAATCTTCTCCAATGGGACGAGCGGCACAGGGAGTTTTCGGAAGTATGGGACGAAACGCTGAACAGGCGGGCGTTAAAGCTGCCTAAGAGCATTGAGGAACAAATGATTGAAGCAGAACGGGCGGAACTGCTTTGTAAAGCGGTTGACAGACTGCCAGAGATACAAAGGCGGCGTTTCCTGCTCTACTACGAGTACGAATTTAATTTTTATCAAATCGCTGCGATGGAGCATTGCACCGCTTCGGCAATACAGAAATCTGTTGCGATTGCAAAGGAGAAAGTAAAGGCGGAAATGAAAAAGTATCTCCAACCGTGA
- a CDS encoding TnpV protein gives MAKSLFEELGGKYERQGDYLIPCLTVPAEEEQPIGIWGQRHLDYLKHHCKVTYTNLLTSGRLNAYLADIDRQAQERFERLIEGMKQAQGITEQLKAENALEWTGCLNNIRACAREIVEKEIIFA, from the coding sequence ATGGCAAAATCATTATTTGAGGAACTGGGCGGCAAATACGAAAGGCAAGGGGATTATTTGATACCGTGCTTAACTGTACCCGCCGAAGAAGAACAGCCGATAGGCATCTGGGGACAGCGGCATTTGGATTATCTGAAGCATCACTGCAAAGTTACATACACCAATCTTCTTACAAGCGGCAGACTTAACGCTTACCTTGCCGACATTGACAGACAGGCACAGGAACGCTTTGAAAGGCTCATAGAGGGTATGAAACAGGCACAGGGCATAACGGAACAGCTAAAGGCAGAAAACGCCTTAGAATGGACAGGATGCCTCAATAACATAAGGGCTTGTGCGAGGGAGATTGTGGAAAAGGAAATTATTTTTGCATAA
- a CDS encoding peptide-binding protein — translation MVVGNLGAQKAKRNDTPISAKKDIMGDKTVRVRADLHHIIKIETAKNGGNVKEVMDKALEEYIRKYLPDKL, via the coding sequence GTGGTTGTGGGAAATTTAGGCGCACAAAAAGCAAAACGAAATGATACACCAATCAGTGCAAAAAAAGATATTATGGGGGATAAGACGGTTCGTGTTCGTGCTGACTTGCACCATATTATAAAAATCGAAACAGCAAAGAATGGCGGAAACGTAAAAGAAGTTATGGATAAAGCCTTAGAAGAATATATTCGGAAATATTTACCTGACAAACTTTAA
- the aph(3')-IIIa gene encoding aminoglycoside O-phosphotransferase APH(3')-IIIa yields MAKMRISPELKKLIEKYRCVKDTEGMSPAKVYKLVGENENLYLKMTDSRYKGTTYDVEREKDMMLWLEGKLPVPKVLHFERHDGWSNLLMSEADGVLCSEEYEDEQSPEKIIELYAECIRLFHSIDISDCPYTNSLDSRLAELDYLLNNDLADVDCENWEEDTPFKDPRELYDFLKTEKPEEELVFSHGDLGDSNIFVKDGKVSGFIDLGRSGRADKWYDIAFCVRSIREDIGEEQYVELFFDLLGIKPDWEKIKYYILLDELF; encoded by the coding sequence ATGGCTAAAATGAGAATATCACCGGAATTGAAAAAACTGATCGAAAAATACCGCTGCGTAAAAGATACGGAAGGAATGTCTCCTGCTAAGGTATATAAGCTGGTGGGAGAAAATGAAAACCTATATTTAAAAATGACGGACAGCCGGTATAAAGGGACCACCTATGATGTGGAACGGGAAAAGGACATGATGCTATGGCTGGAAGGAAAGCTGCCTGTTCCAAAGGTCCTGCACTTTGAACGGCATGATGGCTGGAGCAATCTGCTCATGAGTGAGGCCGATGGCGTCCTTTGCTCGGAAGAGTATGAAGATGAACAAAGCCCTGAAAAGATTATCGAGCTGTATGCGGAGTGCATCAGGCTCTTTCACTCCATCGACATATCGGATTGTCCCTATACGAATAGCTTAGACAGCCGCTTAGCCGAATTGGATTACTTACTGAATAACGATCTGGCCGATGTGGATTGCGAAAACTGGGAAGAAGACACTCCATTTAAAGATCCGCGCGAGCTGTATGATTTTTTAAAGACGGAAAAGCCCGAAGAGGAACTTGTCTTTTCCCACGGCGACCTGGGAGACAGCAACATCTTTGTGAAAGATGGCAAAGTAAGTGGCTTTATTGATCTTGGGAGAAGCGGCAGGGCGGACAAGTGGTATGACATTGCCTTCTGCGTCCGGTCGATCAGGGAGGATATCGGGGAAGAACAGTATGTCGAGCTATTTTTTGACTTACTGGGGATCAAGCCTGATTGGGAGAAAATAAAATATTATATTTTACTGGATGAATTGTTTTAG
- a CDS encoding conjugal transfer protein, whose translation MMKCEWILCPVCGSKTRNKIRKDTVLENYPLYCPKCRQESLIKVDNLKITVIKEPDA comes from the coding sequence ATGATGAAATGCGAATGGATATTGTGTCCTGTTTGTGGGAGCAAAACCCGTAATAAAATTAGGAAGGACACTGTTTTGGAGAATTATCCCCTTTATTGTCCAAAATGCAGACAAGAAAGCTTGATTAAAGTTGACAACTTGAAGATAACTGTCATCAAAGAGCCAGACGCTTAA
- a CDS encoding tetracycline resistance ribosomal protection protein Tet(O) produces MKIINLGILAHVDAGKTTLTESLLYTSGAIAEPGSVDKGTTRTDTMNLERQRGITIQTAVTSFQWEDVKVNIIDTPGHMDFLAEVYRSLSVLDGAVLLVSAKDGIQAQTRILFHALQTMKIPTIFFINKIDQEGIDLPMVYQEMKAKLSSEIIVKQKVGQHPHINVTDNDDMEQWDAVIMGNDELLEKYMSGKPFKMSELEQEENRRFQNGTLFPVYHGSAKNNLGIRQLIEVIASKFYSSTPEGQSELCGQVFKIEYSEKRRRFVYVRIYSGTLHLRDVIKISEKEKIKITEMCVPTNGELYSSDTACSGDIVILPNDVLQLNSILGNEMLLPQRKFIENPLPMLQTTIAVKKSEQREILLGALTEISDGDPLLKYYVDTTTHEIILSFLGNVQMEVICAILEEKYHVEAEIKEPTVIYMERPLRKAEYTIHIEVPPNPFWASVGLSIEPLPIGSGVQYESRVSLGYLNQSFQNAVMEGVLYGCEQGLYGWKVTDCKICFEYGLYYSPVSTPADFRLLSPIVLEQALKKAGTELLEPYLHFEIYAPQEYLSRAYHDAPRYCADIVSTQIKNDEVILKGEIPARCIQEYRNDLTYFTNGQGVCLTELKGYQPAIGKFICQPRRPNSRIDKVRHMFHKLA; encoded by the coding sequence ATGAAAATAATTAACTTAGGCATTCTGGCTCACGTTGACGCAGGAAAGACAACATTAACGGAGAGTTTATTGTATACCAGTGGTGCAATTGCAGAACCAGGGAGCGTAGATAAAGGCACAACAAGGACAGATACAATGAATTTGGAGCGTCAAAGGGGAATCACTATCCAGACAGCAGTGACATCTTTTCAGTGGGAGGATGTAAAAGTCAACATTATAGATACGCCAGGCCATATGGATTTTTTGGCGGAAGTATACCGTTCTTTATCCGTATTAGACGGAGCAGTATTATTAGTTTCTGCAAAGGATGGCATACAGGCACAGACCCGTATACTGTTTCATGCACTACAGACAATGAAGATTCCGACAATTTTTTTCATCAATAAAATTGACCAAGAGGGGATTGATTTGCCAATGGTATATCAAGAAATGAAAGCAAAGCTTTCTTCGGAAATTATAGTGAAGCAAAAGGTTGGGCAGCATCCCCATATAAATGTAACGGACAATGACGATATGGAACAGTGGGATGCGGTAATTATGGGAAACGATGAACTATTAGAGAAATATATGTCAGGGAAACCGTTTAAAATGTCAGAACTGGAACAGGAAGAAAACAGGAGATTCCAAAACGGAACGTTATTTCCCGTTTATCACGGAAGTGCTAAAAACAATCTGGGGATTCGGCAGCTTATAGAAGTGATTGCCAGTAAGTTTTATTCATCAACGCCTGAAGGTCAATCTGAACTATGCGGGCAGGTTTTTAAGATTGAATATTCAGAGAAAAGGCGGCGTTTTGTTTATGTGCGTATATATAGCGGAACATTGCATTTGAGGGATGTTATTAAAATATCTGAAAAAGAGAAAATAAAAATCACAGAGATGTGTGTTCCGACAAACGGTGAATTATATTCATCCGATACAGCCTGCTCTGGTGATATTGTAATTTTACCAAATGATGTTTTGCAGCTAAACAGTATTTTGGGGAACGAAATGCTGTTGCCGCAGAGAAAATTTATTGAAAATCCTCTCCCTATGCTCCAAACAACGATTGCAGTAAAGAAATCTGAACAGCGGGAAATATTGCTTGGGGCACTTACAGAAATTTCAGATGGCGACCCTCTTTTAAAATATTATGTGGATACTACAACGCATGAGATTATACTTTCTTTTTTGGGGAATGTGCAGATGGAAGTCATTTGTGCCATCCTTGAGGAAAAATACCATGTGGAGGCAGAAATAAAAGAGCCTACTGTTATATATATGGAAAGACCGCTTAGAAAAGCAGAATATACCATCCACATAGAAGTCCCGCCAAATCCTTTCTGGGCTTCTGTCGGGTTGTCCATAGAGCCGCTCCCTATTGGAAGCGGAGTGCAGTATGAAAGCAGAGTTTCACTTGGATATTTAAACCAATCGTTCCAAAATGCGGTTATGGAGGGGGTTCTTTATGGCTGCGAGCAGGGGCTGTATGGATGGAAAGTGACAGACTGTAAAATCTGTTTTGAATATGGATTGTATTATAGTCCTGTAAGTACCCCCGCAGACTTTCGGCTGCTTTCCCCTATCGTATTGGAGCAGGCTTTAAAAAAAGCAGGGACAGAACTATTAGAGCCATATCTCCACTTTGAAATTTATGCACCGCAGGAATATCTCTCACGGGCGTATCATGATGCTCCAAGGTATTGTGCAGATATTGTAAGTACTCAGATAAAGAATGACGAGGTCATTCTGAAAGGAGAAATCCCTGCTAGATGTATTCAAGAATACAGGAACGATTTAACTTATTTCACAAATGGGCAGGGAGTCTGCTTGACAGAGTTAAAAGGATACCAGCCAGCTATTGGTAAATTTATTTGCCAACCCCGCCGCCCGAATAGCCGTATAGATAAGGTTCGGCATATGTTCCACAAGTTAGCTTAA
- a CDS encoding antitoxin: protein MAVTYEKTFEIEIINELSASVYNRVLNYVLNHELNKNDSQLLEVNLLNQLKLAKRVNLFDYSLEELQAVHEYWRSMNRYSKQVLNKEKVA, encoded by the coding sequence ATGGCAGTTACTTATGAAAAAACATTTGAAATAGAGATCATTAACGAATTATCGGCAAGCGTTTATAATCGAGTATTAAACTATGTTTTGAATCATGAATTAAATAAAAATGACTCTCAATTATTGGAAGTCAATTTATTAAACCAATTAAAGCTTGCAAAACGTGTAAATCTTTTTGATTATTCTTTAGAAGAATTACAAGCCGTTCATGAGTATTGGCGGTCAATGAATCGCTATTCAAAACAAGTTTTGAATAAAGAGAAAGTGGCTTAA
- a CDS encoding sigma-70 family RNA polymerase sigma factor codes for MAYNHGREDRKWRIWKEAEEKLLRECGVDEATIEQIRIADRADFNSNRRFYRWTNDVAEYLEDMADRERQTEVGTVAELLDEIESENLYQVLVTVDGRTLKIVLLKMQGYSTKEIAPLVHLTTGAIYARLDHLRKKLRKFYSV; via the coding sequence ATGGCATATAACCACGGACGGGAGGACAGGAAATGGCGTATCTGGAAAGAAGCGGAGGAAAAGCTGCTGCGTGAGTGCGGCGTTGATGAAGCGACCATTGAGCAGATACGCATTGCGGACAGGGCAGACTTCAATTCCAACAGGCGGTTTTACCGATGGACGAATGACGTTGCGGAATACCTTGAGGACATGGCAGACAGGGAGCGGCAGACGGAGGTGGGTACGGTTGCGGAGTTACTGGACGAGATTGAGAGCGAAAATCTTTATCAAGTATTAGTCACGGTGGACGGACGTACCTTGAAAATCGTCCTGCTGAAAATGCAGGGGTATTCCACAAAAGAAATTGCCCCGCTCGTGCATTTGACGACTGGTGCTATTTACGCAAGGTTAGACCATCTGCGGAAGAAGCTACGAAAATTTTATAGCGTCTAA
- a CDS encoding ATPase: MQKLQTVNAETLLYEPLEKPSFVVDSLIPTGLSLFCGSQKIGKSWLMLKLCLCVSQGIPLWNMPTMEGDVLYLCLEDTFCRIQDRLFRLTDEASGRLHFAVASCKLSDGLIVQLEDYLKDHPDSRLIVIDTLQKVRTASKDNAYASDYGDISLIKDFADRHSLAVIVVHHIRKQNDSDVFNKVSGTTGLTGSADATFVLEKEKRASDTAKLYVTGRDTPYQEYTLRFRDCRWELVERKTQEQLAKETIPDVLFRLVDFMRDKEEWIGTATELLAAMGETETIPTVITKWLNEYRTTFLSENRICYQYSRRKDGRRIALARRAGDSGDGGDSDIRIPPCYCH; encoded by the coding sequence ATGCAGAAGTTACAGACAGTCAACGCCGAAACGCTCCTTTATGAGCCGCTTGAGAAGCCGTCCTTTGTGGTGGACAGTCTTATCCCGACAGGCTTGTCGCTGTTCTGCGGCTCACAGAAGATAGGCAAGAGCTGGCTCATGCTGAAGCTATGCCTATGCGTGTCGCAGGGAATCCCTTTATGGAACATGCCGACAATGGAGGGCGATGTGCTTTACCTCTGCCTTGAGGACACGTTCTGCCGCATACAGGACAGATTATTCCGCTTGACGGATGAAGCAAGCGGGCGGCTTCATTTTGCCGTGGCAAGCTGCAAGCTGTCAGACGGTCTTATCGTGCAGTTGGAAGATTATCTGAAAGACCATCCAGACAGCAGGCTCATTGTGATTGATACCTTGCAGAAAGTCCGAACCGCATCCAAAGACAATGCCTACGCAAGCGACTATGGGGACATCTCCCTAATCAAAGATTTTGCCGACAGGCACTCTCTGGCGGTCATTGTCGTACACCACATCCGAAAGCAGAATGACAGCGACGTGTTCAACAAGGTGTCTGGGACGACAGGCTTAACGGGGAGTGCAGACGCTACCTTTGTTCTGGAAAAGGAGAAACGTGCGTCTGACACCGCCAAGCTGTATGTGACGGGCAGGGACACGCCTTATCAGGAATACACGCTGCGTTTCCGTGATTGCCGTTGGGAGCTTGTGGAGCGGAAAACGCAGGAGCAGCTTGCGAAAGAAACGATACCAGATGTCCTTTTTCGGTTGGTGGATTTTATGAGGGATAAGGAAGAATGGATAGGCACGGCAACGGAACTGTTAGCCGCTATGGGGGAAACGGAAACCATACCCACGGTGATTACGAAATGGCTGAATGAATACCGCACCACATTTTTAAGCGAGAACCGTATCTGCTACCAGTACAGCCGCAGGAAAGACGGCAGGCGGATTGCCCTTGCAAGGAGGGCGGGTGACAGCGGTGATGGTGGTGACAGCGATATTAGGATACCCCCCTGTTACTGTCATTGA
- a CDS encoding topoisomerase, translated as MPTKRSGPLVGKCPKCGNNIVLKKSFYGCSNYPECTFTLAEHFRKKKLTKTNVKELLEGKETLVKGIKTKDRKSYNAVVKIGEKGYIDFISFSK; from the coding sequence ATTCCCACTAAGCGCTCGGGACCCCTTGTAGGAAAATGTCCTAAGTGTGGCAACAATATTGTATTAAAAAAATCGTTTTATGGTTGTTCAAATTATCCTGAATGTACCTTCACTTTAGCTGAACATTTTAGAAAGAAAAAACTCACCAAAACAAATGTAAAAGAATTACTAGAGGGAAAAGAAACCCTGGTAAAAGGAATCAAAACGAAAGATAGAAAGTCCTACAATGCCGTTGTAAAAATCGGAGAAAAGGGATATATTGATTTTATATCTTTCTCAAAATAA
- a CDS encoding plasmid recombination protein has translation MPYAILRFQKRKAGGVAACERHNERKKEAYKSNPDIDMERSKNNYHLIAPPKYTYKKEINRMVAEAGCRTRKDSVMMVETLITASPEFMNQLPPEEQKAYFQTALDFISERVGKQNILSAVVHMDERTPHMHLCFVPITPDNKLSAKAILGNQKSLSEWQTAYHERMSSRWNQLERGQSSMETKRKHVPTWLYKLGGRLDKQYEEIVSALSDINAFNAGKKRDKALDLLSAWLPDVEKFSKEIGKQQAYIDSLKERIGQESDYAGRMRDEKYEQELKVQKANQKIFELQRTNEQMGRLLSKIPPEVLEELQKNHRSRAKER, from the coding sequence ATGCCTTATGCAATCCTGCGTTTCCAGAAACGAAAAGCGGGCGGCGTTGCGGCTTGTGAACGCCACAACGAGCGGAAGAAAGAAGCCTACAAAAGCAACCCAGATATAGATATGGAACGCTCTAAAAACAATTACCATCTCATAGCACCACCAAAGTACACCTACAAGAAAGAGATTAACCGCATGGTAGCCGAAGCGGGGTGCAGGACAAGGAAAGACAGCGTGATGATGGTGGAAACGCTCATCACAGCTTCACCAGAATTTATGAACCAGTTACCGCCCGAAGAACAAAAAGCGTATTTCCAGACGGCTCTTGACTTCATTTCGGAGCGTGTTGGAAAGCAGAATATCCTCTCCGCTGTCGTCCATATGGACGAGAGAACGCCCCATATGCACCTCTGCTTTGTGCCGATTACGCCAGACAATAAGCTGTCAGCGAAAGCTATCTTAGGCAACCAGAAATCATTATCCGAGTGGCAGACCGCCTACCATGAGCGGATGTCCTCACGGTGGAATCAGCTTGAACGGGGGCAGTCCTCAATGGAAACCAAGCGGAAACACGTCCCCACATGGCTCTATAAATTAGGCGGCAGGCTTGATAAACAGTATGAAGAAATCGTGTCTGCCCTATCCGACATCAACGCCTTTAACGCAGGGAAGAAAAGGGATAAAGCGTTAGATTTACTCTCTGCATGGCTGCCAGACGTGGAGAAATTCTCTAAGGAAATCGGGAAACAGCAGGCGTATATCGACAGTTTGAAAGAGAGAATTGGGCAGGAATCAGACTATGCGGGGCGTATGCGTGATGAAAAGTACGAGCAGGAACTAAAGGTGCAGAAAGCGAATCAGAAGATATTTGAATTGCAGAGAACCAACGAGCAGATGGGGCGGCTGCTGTCAAAAATACCGCCCGAAGTGTTGGAAGAATTGCAGAAAAATCATAGAAGCAGAGCGAAAGAAAGGTAG
- a CDS encoding ATPase for chromosome partitioning, producing the protein MVLVPRFRCLKSFNYKLFRHLIFSDLLAPLKSDFDLIIIDTVPTPSVYTNNAIVASDYVMIPLQAEEESTNNIQNYISYLIDLQEQFNPGLDMIGFVPYLVDTDSTTIKSNLEELYKQHKEDNLVFQNIIKRSNKVSTWSKNGITEHKGYDKKVLSMYENVFFEMLERIIQLENEKE; encoded by the coding sequence ATTGTTTTAGTACCTAGATTTAGATGTCTAAAAAGCTTTAACTACAAGCTTTTTAGACATCTAATCTTTTCTGATCTTTTAGCACCTTTAAAAAGTGACTTTGATCTCATTATTATTGATACTGTACCAACGCCAAGCGTTTATACAAATAATGCAATCGTGGCAAGTGATTACGTCATGATCCCTTTACAAGCAGAAGAAGAAAGTACAAACAACATTCAAAACTATATTTCCTATTTGATTGATTTACAAGAACAGTTTAACCCTGGACTAGATATGATCGGTTTTGTTCCTTATTTAGTTGATACGGACAGCACAACGATAAAATCAAACCTGGAAGAACTGTACAAGCAACATAAAGAAGATAACTTGGTTTTCCAAAATATTATCAAGCGAAGTAATAAAGTAAGTACCTGGTCTAAAAACGGCATTACAGAACACAAAGGCTATGACAAAAAAGTTTTATCTATGTATGAGAACGTATTTTTTGAAATGCTTGAGCGAATCATTCAATTAGAAAACGAAAAAGAATAG
- a CDS encoding RNA polymerase subunit sigma, producing MKYAPRKVFIKESGRYVELSYMDFCRRRESDQTYMDKLFIPVQGCLLEVVREQYTDFYRDKERWRYLKKLDTKNSLLSLDGFTDSEGKPLDFIADEAADIAETVVNAVMVDRLKAALPLLSDSEQELIQAIFFDGLSEREVGARFGITQSVVNKRKARILRKLRKIIEN from the coding sequence GTGAAATACGCACCAAGAAAGGTATTTATCAAAGAAAGCGGCAGATATGTGGAACTGTCCTACATGGATTTCTGCCGCCGCAGGGAATCCGACCAGACCTACATGGACAAGCTGTTTATTCCCGTTCAAGGCTGTCTGCTTGAAGTCGTGAGGGAGCAATACACGGACTTCTACCGAGATAAGGAACGGTGGCGTTATCTGAAAAAATTAGATACGAAGAACAGCCTGCTTTCTCTGGATGGATTTACGGACAGCGAGGGGAAGCCTTTAGACTTTATCGCTGATGAAGCGGCGGACATTGCGGAAACCGTTGTCAATGCGGTTATGGTGGACAGGCTGAAAGCCGCCCTGCCTTTGCTGTCGGATAGTGAACAGGAATTGATACAGGCAATCTTTTTTGACGGACTTTCTGAGCGTGAAGTCGGGGCGAGGTTCGGCATAACCCAGAGCGTTGTGAACAAACGCAAAGCCAGAATCCTAAGAAAACTAAGAAAGATAATAGAAAATTAA
- a CDS encoding chromosome partitioning protein ParB, producing the protein MKKQDFKVLKTKDLYPFPDNPFHVAEDETLSELAESIKEFGIVTPIITRPKEDGDGYEVIAGQRRVRASELAGINTVPAFVLPLDRDRAIITLVDSNLQRENILPSERAFAYKMKSEAMKRQGFRTDLTSSQVVTKLRTDDKVAQGFGVGRMTVQRFIRLTELIPPILQMVDEGKIALTPAVELSFLKKDEQENLFATMESEEATPSLSQAQRMKQLSQSGRLDMDTIFAIMTEEKGNQKETLKINTSKLKKYFPKNTTPKQMEETIIKLLERELQRKRNRDSR; encoded by the coding sequence ATGAAGAAACAGGATTTTAAGGTGTTAAAGACCAAAGACTTGTACCCGTTCCCCGACAATCCGTTTCATGTGGCAGAAGATGAAACACTGTCAGAGTTAGCGGAAAGCATCAAGGAATTTGGCATTGTCACGCCGATAATCACACGCCCGAAAGAGGACGGGGACGGTTATGAAGTGATTGCAGGACAGCGGCGTGTCCGTGCTTCTGAACTTGCAGGGATAAATACCGTGCCTGCGTTTGTCCTGCCCTTAGACCGTGACCGAGCCATCATCACCCTTGTAGACAGCAATTTGCAGCGTGAGAATATCCTGCCATCGGAGCGGGCGTTTGCTTACAAGATGAAATCCGAAGCCATGAAGCGGCAGGGTTTCCGCACAGACTTAACCTCGTCACAAGTTGTGACGAAGTTGCGGACGGACGACAAGGTGGCACAGGGCTTCGGCGTGGGCAGGATGACCGTGCAGCGTTTTATCCGCCTGACGGAACTGATACCGCCGATTTTGCAGATGGTGGACGAGGGGAAAATCGCCCTCACGCCTGCGGTGGAACTGTCCTTCTTGAAGAAAGACGAGCAGGAAAACCTCTTTGCCACGATGGAGAGCGAAGAAGCAACGCCCTCACTCTCACAGGCACAGCGGATGAAACAGTTAAGCCAGAGCGGGCGGCTTGACATGGATACGATATTTGCGATTATGACGGAGGAAAAGGGCAACCAGAAAGAAACCTTGAAAATCAACACAAGCAAGCTGAAAAAATACTTTCCGAAGAACACAACGCCGAAGCAGATGGAGGAAACCATCATCAAACTTTTGGAGCGTGAGTTGCAGAGGAAACGCAACCGTGACAGCCGCTAA